A genomic stretch from Deltaproteobacteria bacterium includes:
- a CDS encoding wax ester/triacylglycerol synthase family O-acyltransferase: protein MSDRWLTPMDAIFLYGETREVMMHVASLLIFTPPKDARPDFLRSLLDELRGSREIYPPWNLRLRTPEFLANPLHSWVEEPDIDIDYHVRRSALPAPGDERELGTLVSRLHSHAMDFHHPLWEVHLIEGLEGGRFAMYFKVHHSLVDGFTGSRILARSLSNDPDDRTRPMFFSIPPPEGAGSPADSGDDAIAAFRAGFQKQLESARQVGRELRDIVTGHKPHGVTPYEAPMSILNGRVSRNRRFATQQYQLERVKTLARRAGCTLNDLVLALSSASLRRFLMELGALPADPLIAMIPVNVRPKDDPGGGNAVGSILASLATHIADPVERLKVIRESACQAKEQLHGMSREAIIQFSALQMLPFAFQHVTGMSGRMRPPFNVVISNVAGPKETLYFRGARLDACYPVSIPTHGQAINITCQSYAGTLNFGFTGCRDTLPRMQRVAVYTGEALNELEQAVG, encoded by the coding sequence ATGTCCGACAGGTGGCTGACCCCGATGGACGCCATATTCCTTTATGGCGAGACACGGGAGGTGATGATGCACGTCGCCTCGCTGCTTATCTTTACTCCGCCGAAAGACGCACGGCCCGATTTTCTCCGCTCCCTGCTGGATGAGTTGCGGGGAAGCCGCGAAATATACCCGCCCTGGAATCTCCGGCTCAGGACGCCGGAGTTTCTTGCCAATCCACTTCATTCCTGGGTGGAAGAGCCTGATATAGACATCGACTATCACGTCCGGCGGTCGGCGCTTCCCGCGCCGGGCGACGAGCGCGAACTGGGTACACTCGTTTCGCGGCTCCACAGTCACGCGATGGATTTCCACCACCCTCTGTGGGAGGTGCACCTGATCGAAGGGCTCGAAGGCGGCCGGTTCGCCATGTATTTCAAGGTCCATCATTCGCTGGTGGACGGGTTCACCGGCTCCCGGATACTGGCCCGCAGTCTCTCGAACGATCCGGACGACCGGACGCGCCCGATGTTCTTCTCCATCCCGCCGCCGGAGGGAGCGGGCTCGCCAGCGGACTCCGGCGACGATGCGATCGCCGCCTTCCGGGCGGGTTTCCAGAAGCAGCTCGAATCGGCCCGTCAGGTGGGACGGGAGTTGAGGGATATCGTCACAGGCCACAAGCCGCACGGCGTGACGCCATACGAGGCGCCCATGTCGATCCTGAACGGACGGGTTTCGCGCAACCGCCGGTTTGCCACCCAGCAGTACCAGCTCGAACGGGTAAAAACGCTGGCGCGGCGTGCCGGCTGCACGCTGAACGATCTTGTTCTGGCGCTCTCGTCGGCAAGCCTGAGGCGCTTTCTCATGGAACTCGGAGCGCTTCCCGCCGATCCGCTCATCGCCATGATCCCTGTCAATGTCCGCCCCAAGGACGATCCCGGCGGGGGCAATGCAGTTGGATCCATCCTCGCCTCGCTGGCGACCCACATCGCCGATCCGGTGGAACGGCTGAAGGTGATTCGTGAATCAGCCTGCCAGGCAAAGGAACAGCTTCACGGCATGAGCCGCGAGGCGATTATCCAGTTCAGTGCACTGCAGATGCTCCCCTTTGCGTTTCAGCATGTGACCGGGATGAGCGGGCGGATGCGTCCGCCTTTCAACGTGGTAATCTCCAACGTGGCGGGGCCAAAGGAGACGCTCTATTTCCGGGGCGCGAGGCTGGACGCCTGTTATCCCGTGTCGATTCCCACTCATGGGCAGGCGATCAATATCACCTGCCAGAGCTATGCCGGCACACTCAATTTCGGTTTTACCGGCTGCCGGGACACGCTCCCGCGCATGCAGAGGGTGGCCGTCTATACTGGCGAGGCTCTCAATGAACTGGAACAGGCAGTGGGGTAG